CGGCAGGGCTTGCGTCCCCGGCCCATATCCGGTCTATCGCGCCGCAAGGGGGAGGCCGGACGAAAACGAGAGACTCGTATGGCCGAAATGCAGACATCAGGTGCCGCGATCACCTTCGACAAGCTGGGAAAGTCCTTCGCCAAGAAGGGCTCCGGCATGGTCATGGCGCTCGAGGACATCAGCCTCGAGGTCGCCCCCGGCACGATCACCGGGATCATCGGCCGTTCCGGCGCGGGCAAGTCCACGCTCTTGCGCATGGTCAACGGGCTGGAGCAGCCCACAACCGGCACGGTCACCGTCGCCGGGCATGACGTCGGCCGCGCCGGCGGCGCCGCGCTGCGCCGCATCCGGCGCGAGGTCGGGATGATCTTCCAGCACTTCAACCTGCTGAGCTCGCGCACGGTCTACGGCAACGTCGCCCTGCCGCTCGAGATCGCGGGCGTGCCCGGTGCCGAGATCAAGTGCCGCGTCGACGACCTGATCGCCCGCGTCGGGCTCGAACAACTGAGCACCCGCTACCCGGCCGAGCTTTCCGGCGGGCAGAAGCAGCGCGTCGGCATCGCCCGGGCGCTCGCCACCCAGCCCAAGGTGCTGCTCTCGGACGAAGCCACCTCGGCGCTCGACCCCGAGACCACGCAGACCGTGCTGAAGCTGCTCGGCGACATCAACCGCGACCTCGGCCTCACCATCCTGCTGATCACCCACGAGATGGCCGTCGTCCGCGACATCGCCAGCCATGTCGCGGTGATCGACGGCGGGCGCATCGTCGAGGCGGGCGCGACCTACGACGTCTTCGCCGCCCCGCAGCACCCGACCACGCGCTCGTTCCTGTCGGGCATCACCGGCATCACCCTGCCGAGCTTCATCGCCGGGCGGCTGGTCGCCGAACGCCCGCAGGGCCCGAGCCAGGAGGTGATCCGCATCACCTTCGCCGGGAAACACGCCACCGACCCGATGCTGGCCATGCTCACCTCGGAACTCGGCATCCCGGTCAACATCCTTGCCGGTGCCATCGAGGAGATCGGCCCGCATCCCTTCGGCAACCTGCTGGTCTCGGTCGAGGCCGAGCGCGGTGCCGAGGCCCGCGCCTATCTTGAACGTCACGAGCTGCTCACGGAGGTGCTGGGCTATGTCGGCTAACCTCATCAACCTGCTGATCGAAGCCACGCTTCAGACCCTCTACATGGTCGCCATCTCGGGCGCGCTCGGCACGCTCTTCGGCCTGCCCATCGGCGTCTACCTCGCCGTCTCGCAACGCGGCGAGCTGCTGTCGAGCCCTTGGGTCAACAAGGTGCTGGGCCTCGTCGTCAACGCGGCGCGCTCGGTGCCCTTCATCATCCTCGTGGTGGCGATCATCCCCTTCACGCGCATGATCGCGGGCACCTCGATCGGCACCACCGCCGCCATCGTGCCGCTGACCATCGCCGCCGTGCCCTTCATCGCGCGACTGGTGGAAAATGCCATCCGCGAGGTCGACAGCGGCCTCATCGAGGCGGCCCGGGCGATGGGCGCGACGCCGCTGCAGATCATCCGCAAGGTGCTGATCCCCGAGGCCCTGCCCGGCATCACGCTCGGTCTCACGCTCGCCGTGGTCAGCCTCATCGGCTACTCGGCCATGGTCGGCGCGGTCGGCGGCGAGGGCCTCGGCGATCTCGGCATCCGCTACGGCTACCAGCGCTTCATGCCCGAGGTGATGCTGGCGGTGGTCGTCATCCTCATCGTGCTGGTCCAGCTCGTGCAGTCCCTCGGCGAGGGTCTGGCCCGGCTGGTCGACAAGCGCGCGCCGCGCAACCGCGGCCGCTGAACCAAGAACAAGAACGCAATTGGAAGGAGAATTCCCATGAAGCGTATGATCCCCCTCGTCTCCGCCCTGGCCCTGATGGCCGGCACCGCGATGGCCGACGACATCAAGGTCGGCGTCTCGCCGGGCGAGCACGCCGAGATCATGGAAGAAGTGGCCAAGATCGCCGCGCCCATGGGTCTCAACATCGACGTGGTCGAGTTCTCCGACTACGTGGTGCCGAACCAGGCGCTGGCCGACGGCGACATCGAGGCCAACTCGTTCCAGCACGAGCCCTACCTCGACAACCAGATGAAGGACCGCGGCTTCGAGCTCAGCCCGATCGCGACCACCATCACCACCCCGATGGGCGTCTACTCGGACAAGATCACCTCGATGGACGACTTCCCCGAGGGCGGCTCCATGGGCATCCCGAACGATCCGACCAACGGCGGCCGCGCCCTGCTGGTGCTGCAGCAGCTCGGCCTGATCAAGCTCGCCGAGGGCACCGGCCTCGTGCCGACCGTGCTCGACGTGGTCGAGAACCCCAAGGACATGCGCTTCCAGGAGCTCGACGCGGCGCAGCTGCCGCGCTCGCTGGCCGACCTCGACGCCGCGCTGATCAACACCAACTACGCGATCGCCTCGGGCCTGAACCCGAAGGAAGACTCGATCGCCATGGAAAGCGCCGACAACCCCTACGTGAACATCATCGTCGTGCGTAAGGGCGACGAGGAGCAGCCCTGGGTGAAGCCGCTGATCGACGCCTACCACAGCCCCGAGGTGAAGGCCTTCATCGAAGAGAAGTACCACGGCACCGTGCTGACCTCCTGGTAAGCGACGGCGGCGGGCCCCGTGCCCGCCTTGCCCGAAACGCGAAGGCCTGCCGCGATCCCCGCGGCAGGCCTTTCCCGTTCCGGCAGGGGCTGCGCTCTCAGCCCATCCGCTCGGACGCATGTTCCCCGGGGCTCGCCGGGAAGACCACGGTCTTGTTGCCATTGAGAAAGACCCGGCGGTGGATATGCGCATGGATCGCCCGCGCCAGCACCTGGCTTTCCACGTCGCGGCCCAGCGAGACGTAATCCGCCGCGCTCTGCGCATGGGTCACGCGGATCACGTCCTGCTCGATGATCGGCCCCTCGTCGAGGTCGGCGGTCACGTAATGCGCCGTCGCGCCGATCAGCATCACGCCGCGCTCATAGGCCTGCTTGTAGGGGTTCGCCCCCTTGAAGCTGGGCAGGAAGGAATGGTGGATGTTGATGATCCGCCCCGACATCTCGGTGCACATCTCGTCGCTCAGCACCTGCATGTAGCGCGCCAGCACCACCAGTTCCGCGCCGCTCTCGCGCAGGATGCGCATCTGCTCGGCCTCGGCCCCCGCCTTGGTCTCTTTCGTGACCTTGACGCAGTAATAGGGGATGTCGTGGTTCACCACGACCTTCTGGTAGTCGAGGTGGTTGGAGATCACCGCGACGATCTCGATCGGCAGCGCGCCGATGCGCGAGCGGTAGAGCAGGTCGTTGAGGCAATGCCCGAACCGGCCCACCATGATCGCGACCTTCATCTTGCGGCCCGGATCGTGGAAGGCGAAGTCCATGCCGAGATCCCGCGCGAGCCCGGCAAAGCCCTCGGCCAGCGCCTCACGGTCGCGGCCCTGCTCGGAGCTGAAGCTCAGCCGCATGAAGAAACGGTCATTCGCGAGGTCCGAGAACTGCGCGCTGTCGTGGATGTTGCAGCCCTGCTCGGCAAGATAGGTCGAGATCGCCGCCACGATGCCCGAGCGCACCGGGCAGGACACGGTCAGGACGATGTTCCGCTCACGGGTCCCCTTGGTCTGAACCCGGTCGGCGGCAGCTTGGACTTCCTGGATGATACCCATCTTTCAATGACTTTCAGCGGCAAGTTCACGTGCCCCGATCTGCAGGAGATGCAGCAGGTGGGGGGCGAAGCTGTTCCAGGCGTCGAGGCGGAAGCGGTCTTCGGCGTCGCGCCAGAGGGTCACCGTGGCGCCGTCGAAGAGCGTGCGGCGGGCGGTGCCGGGGGCGATGGTATCGATGTCACGGGCGCAGCCGATGGTGATCAGCTCGGCGGCGCGCGGGCCCTCGATGACGAAGGTCACCTCGCGGGCCGAGATGTCGACGAGGCTGTGCGGCAGCGTGCCGTAGACCCCGGCGCAGGCCTCCGCGATGGGCGCGGCCTCCGAGGCCAGCAGGACCCATTCGTCGGGGCCGAGGCAGGCGGCCTCGATGGGGCCCTTGACGGTCTGCCCGATGCGGCGCGGCAGGGTCACCCCCAGCGCCTGCTCGAGCGGCGCGAGATCCCCCCGCGCGCGCAGCGAGAAGCGGGTCCTGGGCAGGGCCGAGCTCACCTTGGCGGCCGGGGTCTCGGCCAGGGTGGCGGGCGGGAAGGCGGAAAGCGGGGCGTTCATCATGGCCTCCTCAGATCTTCAGCCGGGTGTTCTCGGGATCGACGAAGACCGTTCCGGTGATCTTCGCCGCGATGGTGCGGTCGGGCATCGGGATGTGGACGGTCTCGCCCATCCGCCCGTGCCCGCCCGCGACCAGCGCCAGCGCGATGGGACGGCCCGCGGCATCCGAGTGGTAGGACGAGGTCACGTGGCCGACCATGGTCATCGGGATCGCTTGGCTGGGGTCGAAGACGATCTGCGCCCCCTCCTCGAGCTTGCTGCCATCCTCGGTCAGCAGCCCGACCAGCTGCTTGCGGCCCTCGGCCACGAGGTCGGGCCGCGCCATGCCGCGCTTGCCGACGAAGTCGGGCTTCGACTTGCCGACGGCCCAGCCCATGCCCGCGTCGATCGGCGTGACCGTGCCGTCGGTGTCCTGGCCGACGATGATGTAGCCCTTCTCGGCGCGCAGGACGTGCATGGTTTCCGTGCCATAGGCGCAGATGTTGAACCTCTGCCCGGCCTCCCAGAGCAGCTCCCAGAGCCTGCGGCCCATCGGCGCGGGCACGTTGACCTCGAAGCCGATCTCGCCGGTGAAGCTGACGCGGAAGAGCCGCGCGGGGATGCCCGCGACGCTGCACTCGGTGCAGGACATGTGCGGGAAGGCCTCCTCGGTCAGCTCGACGCCCTCGACGAAGGGCGCCAGCAGCTTCGCGGCATCGGGGCCGTTGAGCGCGATGGTGGACCATTGCTCGGTGGTCGAGGTGAGCCAGACGTTCAGGTCCGGCCACTCGGTCTGCAGGTAGTCCTCCATCATGTTCAGCACCCGCGCGGCGCCCCCGGTGGTGGTGGTGACGTGGAACTTGTCCTGCGCCATGCGGCCGATGACGCCGTCGTCGCGGATGAAGCCGTCGTCGCCGCAAAGCAGGCCATAGCGGCAGCGGCCCGGCGCCAGCTTGCTCCAGGGATTGGTGTACATGCGGTTCATGAACTCGACGGCGTCGGGGCCGACGACCTCGATCTTGCCCAGCGTCGAGGCGTCGAAGATGCCGACGCCGGCGCGGGTGGCGCGGCACTCGCGGCTGACCGCCGCCTCCATGTCCTCGCCCGGCCGCGGGAAGTACCAGGCCCGGCGCCACTGGCCGACCGGCTCGAAGACCGCGCCCTGTTCCTCGGCCCAGAGATCGATCTGGGTCTTGCGCGTCACCTCGAAGTGCCCGCCGCGGTGATAGCCCGCGAAGGCGCCGAAGCTGGTCGGGGTATAGGGCGGGCGGAAGGTGGTCAGGCCGACCGAAGGCTGTTTCTTTCCAAGCGCATCCGCGGCGATGTTGAGACCGTTGATATTGGACATCTTGCCCTGGTCGGTGGCCATGCCGTTGGTGGTGTAGCGCTTGACGTGCTCGATCGAGCGCATGCCCTCGCGCACCGCGAGGCGCAGGTCCTTGGCGGTCACGTCGTTCTGGTAGTCGACGAAGGCCTTGGCCTTGCCGGGGCTGAGGTCGGTCGGCAGTTCCCTGTGCGACACGCCCGAGCCGGCGCGGTCGTCCGAGACGGTGTAGGCCCGCGCGTCCCCGGTCTTGCCGAGCGCCTCGACCACCGCGCGGCCCTTCTCGGCGCCGTCGTTCAGCACCGCCTCGAGGCCCCAGAGGCCGCGGCTGGCGCCGGCGATGACGCAATCCTCCGGCGTGCGCTCGGGCAGGAAGGTGGTGCGGTCGTCGTCCCAGGCGAGCGTGCCCCTGGTGTGCGAGAAGAGGTGCAGCGAGGGGGTCCAGCCGCCCGACATCAGCACCGCATCGCAGGCGATCTCCTCGCCCGCGCCGACCCTGCCGCCGGAGACCGGGTTGATCCGGATCGAACTCACCCGCAGCCGGCCCTTGGTCGCCGTGGCGGTGCGGCCGAGCTTGACGGGGATGCCGCGCAGCCGCGCCTCGGCCATCAGCTCCTCGCTGACGCTCTGGCGCGTGTCGGCGATGGCCTGCACCCTGGCGCCCGCGTCCGAGAGATCAAACGCCGCGTGCCAGGCGCTGTCATGCGAGGTCAGCACCACGGGGCGCTGCCCGACCAGCACGCCGTAGCGGTTGAGGTAGGTCTGCGCCGCGCCCGCCAGCATGACGCCGGGACGGTCGTTGCCGTGGAAGACCAGCGGCTTTTCCAGCGCGCCCTGCGCCAGCACCACCTGCTTCGCCCGCACCCGCCAGAGCCGCTCGCGCGGGGTGTCGGCGGGCAGCTGCGCGAGGTGGTCGGTCAGCCGCTCGCAGAGGCCGATGAGGTTCTGGTGGTAGTAACCGATGGCGGTGGTGCGGGTCATCACCTTGACGCCCGCCGCCTTCAGCGCGGCCAGCTCGGAGGCCAGCCAGTCCCAGGCCGGGATGCCGTCGATCTGCGCCTGCGGCTCCGAGAGCAGCGTGCCCCCCGCCTCGGCGTTCTCGTCCACCAGCACGACCTTGAGGCCCGCCTCGGCAGCGACCTTCGCCGCGGCGAGGCCCGAGGGCCCGGCGCCGACGATCAGCACGTCGCAATGCAGGTTGCGCGAGGCGTAGCTGTCGGGGTCTTCCTCGGTGGGGCTCACCCCGAGCCCGGCGGCGGCGCGGATGAAGGGCTCGTAGACCTTGTCCCAGAAGCTGCGCGGCCACATGAAGGTCTTGTAGTAGAAACCGGCCGAGAAGAGCATGTAGGCGGCGTCGTTGACCGCGCCGACGTCGAAGCTGAGGCTCGGGTACTTGTTCTGCGAGGTCGTCTCGAGCCCGCCCCAGATCTCCTGCACCGTGGCGCGGGTGTTGGGCTCGAACCGGCCCGGGCCGCGGCGGGTGCCGATCAGCGCGTTGGGCTCCTCGGAGCCCGCCGCCACCGGCCCGCGCGGGCGGTGGTACTTGAACGAGCGGCCCATCAGGTGCACGCCATTCGCGAGCAGCGCCGAGGCGACCGTATCGCCCTCGTAGCCCTGGAAGGTCCTGCCGTCGAAGGTGAAGTTCACCGGGCGGCTGCGGTTGACGCGGCCCTTGCCGGATACGCGATGGCTGCTCATTTCTGGCCCTCCTTCAGCGCGGCGAGGTCGGGGCGCGGCGCGCCCGCCTTGTAGGTGGTCAGGAACTTGTCGGTGACGGTGTTGCGCACGGCGTTGAAGAAGCGCCCGCAGCCGTGCAGGTGGCGCCAGCGCTCGAAGTGGTCACCCTTCACGTTGTCACGCATGAAGAGGAACTGCTGCCAGGCATCGTCGCTCATCTCCGAGGGGTTCTCCGGCCGGGCGATATGCGCCTCGCCGGCATAGGTGAACTCGACCTCGGGCAGCGTCTCGTCGCAATAGGGGCAATTTATCAGGAGCATGGGCGTCGTCCTTAATGCACAGTCATCATCGCGCGCAGGTCAGTGCGCGACGGCGGCGGCCGCCGCTTCGTCGATCAGCCGGCCGGTGCGGAAGCGGTCGAGCGTGAAGGGGGCGTTGATCGGGTGCGGCTCGTCCTTGGCGATGGTCCAGGCGAAGACATGCGCCGAGCCCGGCGTGGCCTTGAAGCCGCCCGTCCCCCAGCCGCAGTTGACGTAGAGGTTCTTGACCGGCGTCTTGCCGATGATCGGCGAACGGTCCGGCGTGTTGTCGGTGATCCCCGCCCATTTGCGCAGCATCCGCATGCGGTTGAAGATCGGGAAGACCTCGGAGATCGCGGCAATGGTATGCTCGATCAGCGGCAGCCCGCCGCGCTGGCTGTAGCTGACGTACTGGTCGGTGCCGCTGCCGATCACCAGCTCACCCTTGTCGGACTGGCTGCAATAGGCGTGCACGGCGTTCGACATGACCACGCAGGGGAAGACCGGCTTCACCGGCTCGCTCACAAGCGCCTGCAGCGGCATGCTCTCGAGCGGCAGGCGGACATCGGCGGTCGCCATCACCTGCGTGTTGTGACCCGAGGCCGAGACCGCGACCTTTTTCGCCTTGATGAAGCCCTTCTCGGTGTCGACCCCGGCGACCGAGCCGTCGGGGTTGCGGCGGATCGCGGTCACCGCGCAGTTCTGGATGATGTCGACGCCGCGTGCCGCCGCGCCCCGGGCATAGCCCCAGGCCACCGCGTCATGCCGCGCCGTGCCCGCCCGCTCCTGCAGCGCGCCGCCCATCACCGGGTAGCGCGAGGTCTTGGAGATGTTGATCGGCGGGCAGTACTCCTTGCACTCCTCCGGCGTCAGCCAGCGGTTGTCGACGCCGTTGAGCCGGTTGGCATGCACGTGGCGCTTGAAGCTCTGCACGTCATGCACGGTATGCGCGAGCATGAGGCAGCCGCGGTTCGAGTACATGACGTTGTAGTTCAGCTCCTGGCTGAGGGTCTGCCAGAGGTCGACCGAGTGGTCGAAGAGCCGCGCGCTCTCGTCGTAGAGGTAGTTCGAGCGGATGATCGTGGTGTTGCGCCCGGTGTTGCCGCCGCCGAGCCAGCCCTTGTCGATCACCGCCACGTTGGTGATGCCGTGCTGCGTCGCGAGGTAGTAGGCCGCCCCGAGCCCGTGCCCGCCGGCGCCGACGATGACCACGTCATACTCGGCCTTCGGCTGGCTGTCCGGCCACTGCTCGGTCCAGTTCCTGTGACCGGTGACGGCGTTCTTGAGAAGGGAAAAGGCGTTGAACCGCGTCATGGGCAGGCCCCCGGCTGTGGTGAGTTCTGGGGATCCTTGGTAGGTCATCCGGTGCGCAGGTATATGAAGATTTGCGCCACCCCGGCTGAACCGAAGCGTCACGGGACGGATTTCCGACGCCGCGCGGCAGCCTCTTTTCAGCCGCGCGCAGTTCTTGTAGAATTCCGCCAGATCATGAAGAATTCCGCCATGCCGCCCAGCCCGTCCCAGAAACGCCTGCGTGTCGCCTTCCTGCTTGCGGGGCGCTTCACCCTGTCGGCCTTTGCCAATTTCGTCGACGTGCTGCGCCTTGCCGCCGACGAGGCCGACAAGTCGCGCCCGATCCTCTGCGACTGGACCGTGCTGTCGGACACACTGGGCCCGGTGCGCTCGAGCTGCGGCGTGCGGGTGCAGCCCGACACACGGCTGCGCAACGCCGGGAGCTACGACTACCTCGTGGTGGTGGGCGGGCTGATCAGCGACGAGGTGGCGCTGAGCCCGGCCGAGCTTGCCTTCCTCAAGCGGCAGGCGGCGGCGGGGGTGCCGGTGGTGGGGCTCTGCACCGGGGTGTTCATCCTGCAGGAACTGGGGCTGCTCAAGGGCTACCGCTGCTGCGTGAGCTGGTTCCACCACCAGGATTTCATCGACCGGTTCGAGGCGGAAACCCCGGTCTCGGACCAGATCTTCGTCGTCGACCGCGACCGGCTGACCTGCTCGGGCGGGCATGGCGCGGCGCATCTCGCGGCCTTCCTCGTGCAGCGCCACATCGGCCAGTCGGCGGCGATCAAGAGCCTCAACATCATGATGATCGACGAGGCGATGAGCGGCGAGAAGGCGCAGCCCGGGCAGGCGCTCACCCGGCGCGCCAGCGACGAGCTGGTAAAGCGCGCGGTGCTGCGGATGCAGCAGCACATCGAGGTGCCGAAACCGATCGACGAGCTGGCGCGCGAGCTGGGCGTGGGGCGGCGCACGCTGGAACGGCGCTTCCTTGCGGACCTGCGGCAGACCCCGCTCAAGGCCTACATGGAGCTGCGGCTCGAGCGCGCGCTGATCCGGCTGCGCAGCACCGAGGCCTCGGTCACCGAGGTGGCGCTGGCCTGCGGCTTCTGCGACGGGCCGCACCTGTCGCGCACGCTGAAGGCCGAGCGCGGCGTGACCCCGGTCGAGTACCGCAAGGCGCAGGCCGGGGCCGATCCGGAGCTGGCCGTGGGCGTGCTGCTGCCGCGGGCGGACTGAGGCGCGGATGGCCTGTCCCCGCGGGGACAGGTGCGCGGCCCGAGGTGAAAGGCGCGCCCTGCCCCTCCCAAGACAGGGCGCGCGACGCCGGAAGGGCCTGCCGTGTCAGGCGGGCTCCTTGGCGTATCCCAGCGGCATCACCGCCTCGCGGATCTCGCCGAGCACGGCGGGATCGTCGATCGTCGCGGGGGTCTTGAACTCGGCGCCGTCGGCGATCTTGACCATGGTGGCGCGCAGGATCTTGCCCGAGCGGGTCTTTGGCAGGCGGTCCACCACGGTGCAGAGCTTGAACGCCGCGACCGGGCCGATCTGGTCGCGCACGAGGTTCACCGCCTCGCGGACCACCTCGTCATGCGGGCGGTCGCAGCCGGCGTTGAGGCAGAGGAACCCCATGGGCAGCTGGCCCTTGAGCGCGTCGCTGACCCCGATCACCGCGCATTCGGCGACGTCGGGATGGTTCGACAGAACCTCCTCCATCGCGCCGGTCGAGAGGCGGTGGCCCGCGACGTTGATCACGTCATCGGTGCGCGACATGATGTAGAGATAGCCGTCCGCATCCTTCATCCCCGCGTCGCCGGTCTCGTAATAGCCGGGGAAATGCGTGAGGTAGGCCTTGCGGAAACGGTCCTCGGCGTTCCACAGCGTCGGCAGCGTGCCCGGCGGCAGCGGCAGCTTGATCGCGATGGCGCCAAGCTCGCCGTCCTTCACCTCGTGCCCTCCCTCGTCGAGGATGCGCACGTCGTAGCCCGGCATCGGCACCGAGGGCGAGCCGAGCTTGACCGGCAGTTCCTCGATCCCCAGCGGGTTGGCGGCGATGGCAAAGCCGGTCTCGGTCTGCCACCAGTGGTCGATCACCGGCACGCCCAGCTGTTTCTGCGCCCACTGGATGGTGTCGGGGTCGGCGCGCTCGCCGGCGAGGTAGACGGCGTTGAGGCAGGAAAGGTCGTATTTCGTGACGAACTCGCCCTTCGGATCCTCGCGCTTCACCGCGCGGAAGGCGGTGGGCGCGGTGAAGAAGCTCTTCACCTTGTGCTCGGAGATCACCCGCCAGAAGGTGCCCGCGTCGGGCGTGCCGATCGGCTTGCCCTCGAAGACGATCGTGGTGTTGCCGTGGATCAGCGGCGCGTAGCAGATGTAGCTGTGACCGACGACCCAGCCCACGTCCGAGGCGGCCCAGAAGCGGTCGCCGGGCTCGACGTTGTAGATGTTCTTCATCGTCCAGTCGAGCGCCACGAGGTGCCCGCCGGTGTGGCGGACGACGCCCTTGGGCTGGCCGGTGGTGCCCGAGGTGTAGAGGATGTAGGCCGGGTGGTTGCCCTCGACCGGCACGCAATCCGCCGGGGCGACGCCGTACTGGAAGCCGTGCCAGTTCACGTCGCGCCCGGGGGTCAGCTCGGCCACCTCCTGCTCGCGCTGGAAGATGACGCAGAAGTCGGGCTTGTGGGTCGCGAGGTCGATCGCCCCGTCGAGCAGCGGCTTGTAATGCACCACCCGGTTCGGCTCGAGCCCGCAGGAGGCGGCGATGATGCACTTGGGCTTGGCGTCGTCGATGCGCACGGCGAGCTCGTTCGCGGCAAAGCCGCCGAAGACCACCGAGTGGATCGCGCCGAGCCGGGCGCAGGCGAGCATCGCCTCCAGCGCCTCGGGGATCATCGGCATGTAGATGATGACGCGGTCCCCCTTCTCCACCCCCTTCGCCCGCAGCGCGCCCGCCAGCGTGGCGACGCGGTTGCGCAGCTCGACATAGGTGATCTCGCGCTTGGTGTGGGTGATCGGGCTGTCCCAGATGATCGCCACCTGCTCGCCCCGGCCATTCTCGACATGGCGGTCGACGGCGTTCCAGCAGGTGTTGGTCATCCCGTCGGAGAACCACTCGAACATGCCATCGCCCTTGTCGAAGAGCGCCCTGGAGGGGGCCTTGTCCCAGTCGATCGCCTCGGCGGCCTGCATCCAGAACCCCTCGGGGTCGGTTGCCCAGCTGTCGTAGATGTCCTTGTAGCCCATGGTGCCTCCTCCTTGCGCCGTCTCTCCACAGCGGTGCGCAATTTGATACGGCTCCGGACCCGCCCCGGGCAAGTCCGTTACCGCGCACAGGGACAGAAGGACGCAGGAGTTTGCTGTTTTTTGCGAAACCTCGGCGAAGAAATTTTGCAAAGCCCGCGGAACTGCAAATTCTTCTGCAAATCTGAAGATTTTTTGCAAAATTCCCGAGAATCGGCGGCGCATTTCGGGACGAGAAACCCGTCATGATTCCTGACCAATTCCGACCCATTCCATCTCTATTGATTTCAAATCTGTAACAAACTGTCCGTTATCTAAAATGGTTATTTCAGAATCACGATTGCGGGTGCACGATTTTTAAAAAAGGAGGAAATCCGTTTTAAGTCTCGGCATTT
The window above is part of the Salipiger sp. H15 genome. Proteins encoded here:
- a CDS encoding methionine ABC transporter permease, yielding MSANLINLLIEATLQTLYMVAISGALGTLFGLPIGVYLAVSQRGELLSSPWVNKVLGLVVNAARSVPFIILVVAIIPFTRMIAGTSIGTTAAIVPLTIAAVPFIARLVENAIREVDSGLIEAARAMGATPLQIIRKVLIPEALPGITLGLTLAVVSLIGYSAMVGAVGGEGLGDLGIRYGYQRFMPEVMLAVVVILIVLVQLVQSLGEGLARLVDKRAPRNRGR
- a CDS encoding sarcosine oxidase subunit beta family protein, which produces MTRFNAFSLLKNAVTGHRNWTEQWPDSQPKAEYDVVIVGAGGHGLGAAYYLATQHGITNVAVIDKGWLGGGNTGRNTTIIRSNYLYDESARLFDHSVDLWQTLSQELNYNVMYSNRGCLMLAHTVHDVQSFKRHVHANRLNGVDNRWLTPEECKEYCPPINISKTSRYPVMGGALQERAGTARHDAVAWGYARGAAARGVDIIQNCAVTAIRRNPDGSVAGVDTEKGFIKAKKVAVSASGHNTQVMATADVRLPLESMPLQALVSEPVKPVFPCVVMSNAVHAYCSQSDKGELVIGSGTDQYVSYSQRGGLPLIEHTIAAISEVFPIFNRMRMLRKWAGITDNTPDRSPIIGKTPVKNLYVNCGWGTGGFKATPGSAHVFAWTIAKDEPHPINAPFTLDRFRTGRLIDEAAAAAVAH
- a CDS encoding sarcosine oxidase subunit delta, yielding MLLINCPYCDETLPEVEFTYAGEAHIARPENPSEMSDDAWQQFLFMRDNVKGDHFERWRHLHGCGRFFNAVRNTVTDKFLTTYKAGAPRPDLAALKEGQK
- a CDS encoding MetQ/NlpA family ABC transporter substrate-binding protein; the protein is MKRMIPLVSALALMAGTAMADDIKVGVSPGEHAEIMEEVAKIAAPMGLNIDVVEFSDYVVPNQALADGDIEANSFQHEPYLDNQMKDRGFELSPIATTITTPMGVYSDKITSMDDFPEGGSMGIPNDPTNGGRALLVLQQLGLIKLAEGTGLVPTVLDVVENPKDMRFQELDAAQLPRSLADLDAALINTNYAIASGLNPKEDSIAMESADNPYVNIIVVRKGDEEQPWVKPLIDAYHSPEVKAFIEEKYHGTVLTSW
- the purU gene encoding formyltetrahydrofolate deformylase; its protein translation is MGIIQEVQAAADRVQTKGTRERNIVLTVSCPVRSGIVAAISTYLAEQGCNIHDSAQFSDLANDRFFMRLSFSSEQGRDREALAEGFAGLARDLGMDFAFHDPGRKMKVAIMVGRFGHCLNDLLYRSRIGALPIEIVAVISNHLDYQKVVVNHDIPYYCVKVTKETKAGAEAEQMRILRESGAELVVLARYMQVLSDEMCTEMSGRIINIHHSFLPSFKGANPYKQAYERGVMLIGATAHYVTADLDEGPIIEQDVIRVTHAQSAADYVSLGRDVESQVLARAIHAHIHRRVFLNGNKTVVFPASPGEHASERMG
- a CDS encoding ATP-binding cassette domain-containing protein, producing the protein MAEMQTSGAAITFDKLGKSFAKKGSGMVMALEDISLEVAPGTITGIIGRSGAGKSTLLRMVNGLEQPTTGTVTVAGHDVGRAGGAALRRIRREVGMIFQHFNLLSSRTVYGNVALPLEIAGVPGAEIKCRVDDLIARVGLEQLSTRYPAELSGGQKQRVGIARALATQPKVLLSDEATSALDPETTQTVLKLLGDINRDLGLTILLITHEMAVVRDIASHVAVIDGGRIVEAGATYDVFAAPQHPTTRSFLSGITGITLPSFIAGRLVAERPQGPSQEVIRITFAGKHATDPMLAMLTSELGIPVNILAGAIEEIGPHPFGNLLVSVEAERGAEARAYLERHELLTEVLGYVG
- a CDS encoding sarcosine oxidase subunit alpha; amino-acid sequence: MSSHRVSGKGRVNRSRPVNFTFDGRTFQGYEGDTVASALLANGVHLMGRSFKYHRPRGPVAAGSEEPNALIGTRRGPGRFEPNTRATVQEIWGGLETTSQNKYPSLSFDVGAVNDAAYMLFSAGFYYKTFMWPRSFWDKVYEPFIRAAAGLGVSPTEEDPDSYASRNLHCDVLIVGAGPSGLAAAKVAAEAGLKVVLVDENAEAGGTLLSEPQAQIDGIPAWDWLASELAALKAAGVKVMTRTTAIGYYHQNLIGLCERLTDHLAQLPADTPRERLWRVRAKQVVLAQGALEKPLVFHGNDRPGVMLAGAAQTYLNRYGVLVGQRPVVLTSHDSAWHAAFDLSDAGARVQAIADTRQSVSEELMAEARLRGIPVKLGRTATATKGRLRVSSIRINPVSGGRVGAGEEIACDAVLMSGGWTPSLHLFSHTRGTLAWDDDRTTFLPERTPEDCVIAGASRGLWGLEAVLNDGAEKGRAVVEALGKTGDARAYTVSDDRAGSGVSHRELPTDLSPGKAKAFVDYQNDVTAKDLRLAVREGMRSIEHVKRYTTNGMATDQGKMSNINGLNIAADALGKKQPSVGLTTFRPPYTPTSFGAFAGYHRGGHFEVTRKTQIDLWAEEQGAVFEPVGQWRRAWYFPRPGEDMEAAVSRECRATRAGVGIFDASTLGKIEVVGPDAVEFMNRMYTNPWSKLAPGRCRYGLLCGDDGFIRDDGVIGRMAQDKFHVTTTTGGAARVLNMMEDYLQTEWPDLNVWLTSTTEQWSTIALNGPDAAKLLAPFVEGVELTEEAFPHMSCTECSVAGIPARLFRVSFTGEIGFEVNVPAPMGRRLWELLWEAGQRFNICAYGTETMHVLRAEKGYIIVGQDTDGTVTPIDAGMGWAVGKSKPDFVGKRGMARPDLVAEGRKQLVGLLTEDGSKLEEGAQIVFDPSQAIPMTMVGHVTSSYHSDAAGRPIALALVAGGHGRMGETVHIPMPDRTIAAKITGTVFVDPENTRLKI
- a CDS encoding sarcosine oxidase subunit gamma; this translates as MNAPLSAFPPATLAETPAAKVSSALPRTRFSLRARGDLAPLEQALGVTLPRRIGQTVKGPIEAACLGPDEWVLLASEAAPIAEACAGVYGTLPHSLVDISAREVTFVIEGPRAAELITIGCARDIDTIAPGTARRTLFDGATVTLWRDAEDRFRLDAWNSFAPHLLHLLQIGARELAAESH